One window of Streptomyces sp. NBC_00273 genomic DNA carries:
- a CDS encoding DUF4118 domain-containing protein, with amino-acid sequence MVEWKRISSGIRPVPSPAATTSVWAAAAALAVILVALLNLLDGPDDPTVDLMALSLAVAAVSTGARLTAAPGTALLCWLVLNVFATAPVGELSWETPYDLVRLVCLLASAGTGTVIARLLHARAAHRRLTP; translated from the coding sequence ATGGTCGAGTGGAAACGGATCAGTTCGGGCATTCGTCCCGTACCCAGCCCTGCCGCGACCACCTCGGTCTGGGCCGCGGCAGCCGCCCTGGCCGTCATCCTGGTCGCCCTGCTCAACCTCCTCGACGGGCCCGACGACCCCACCGTCGACCTCATGGCGCTCTCCCTCGCCGTGGCCGCGGTGAGCACCGGAGCCCGCCTCACCGCCGCCCCGGGGACCGCCCTGCTCTGCTGGCTCGTCCTCAACGTCTTCGCGACCGCGCCCGTGGGCGAGCTCAGCTGGGAGACCCCCTACGACCTGGTGCGCCTCGTCTGCCTGCTCGCCTCGGCAGGCACGGGAACCGTCATCGCCCGCCTCCTCCACGCGCGCGCCGCGCACCGGCGGCTCACGCCGTAG
- a CDS encoding YqjF family protein, which yields MRQTPPPAVAPEPITADPPHPVDRPLLTQSWLDLAFLHWAVDPARVAPLLPAGTVPDTLDGVTYVGLVAFRMHEVGWFRLPGVPYLGSFPETNVRLYSVDARGRRAVVFRSLDASRLIPVAVGRAAFRLPYVWSRMTVRHDGDTVTYTSGRRLPGPRGAHSRIAVRVGGRIAEPTALEHFLTARWGMHAELFGRPLYVPNAHPRWPLHRAELLDCDEDLVVAAGLPAPAGPPVSVLYSPGVPVRFGRPSLGRS from the coding sequence ATGCGTCAGACGCCGCCGCCCGCCGTGGCCCCGGAGCCGATCACGGCCGACCCGCCGCACCCGGTGGACCGCCCCCTGCTCACCCAGTCCTGGCTCGACCTGGCGTTCCTGCACTGGGCTGTCGACCCGGCCCGGGTCGCCCCGCTGCTGCCGGCCGGCACCGTGCCGGACACCCTGGACGGGGTCACCTACGTCGGCCTGGTGGCCTTCCGCATGCACGAGGTCGGCTGGTTCCGCCTTCCCGGCGTCCCCTACCTGGGTTCCTTCCCCGAGACCAACGTCCGCCTCTACTCGGTCGACGCCCGGGGCCGCCGGGCCGTGGTCTTCCGTTCGCTGGACGCCTCCCGGCTGATCCCGGTGGCCGTCGGTCGGGCAGCGTTCCGACTGCCGTACGTCTGGTCCCGGATGACGGTCCGTCATGACGGCGACACCGTCACGTACACCAGTGGTCGACGTCTGCCCGGTCCGCGCGGCGCGCACAGCCGGATCGCCGTACGCGTGGGCGGGCGCATCGCGGAGCCGACCGCCCTGGAGCACTTCCTCACCGCCCGCTGGGGCATGCACGCGGAGCTCTTCGGTCGGCCGCTGTACGTCCCGAACGCGCATCCGCGCTGGCCGCTGCACCGCGCGGAGCTCCTCGACTGCGACGAGGACCTGGTGGTCGCGGCGGGTCTGCCGGCTCCGGCCGGGCCGCCCGTGAGCGTGCTCTACTCGCCGGGGGTCCCCGTACGGTTCGGGCGGCCCTCTCTGGGGCGCTCCTGA
- a CDS encoding helix-turn-helix transcriptional regulator — MESEHTGTRRNGWTFLTNHARVLIAIARDPGIRLRDIAADCGLTERTVQAIVTDLQADGYLNKTRDGRRNRYVVAPGARFRHPAEAGHEIAGLLAYLAGPLSTPSPEVAPSAEVANDTPGHGEPRTTA; from the coding sequence GTGGAGAGCGAGCACACAGGGACCCGACGCAACGGCTGGACCTTCCTGACGAACCATGCCCGGGTTCTCATCGCCATCGCGCGCGACCCCGGCATCCGGCTGCGCGACATCGCGGCGGACTGCGGCCTGACCGAACGCACCGTGCAGGCGATCGTCACGGACCTGCAGGCGGACGGGTACCTCAACAAGACCCGGGACGGCCGGCGCAACCGCTACGTCGTCGCCCCCGGCGCCCGCTTCCGCCACCCGGCGGAGGCCGGCCACGAGATCGCCGGCCTGCTGGCCTACCTCGCCGGCCCACTGAGCACGCCGTCGCCCGAGGTGGCGCCGTCCGCCGAGGTGGCGAACGACACACCCGGCCACGGCGAGCCCCGAACGACGGCGTAG
- a CDS encoding SigB/SigF/SigG family RNA polymerase sigma factor — MTFTATAEAMTPTTIPTTATPSGGTGEAPALGGLPDVPCPRELSTRDARELTRVFFERLQSLEEGTREYQYVRNTLIEMNISLVQFAARPFRDRPGGPENEDIVQVGIIGLIKAIDRYDPERNTQLTTLALPYITGEIKRHFRDTTWAVRVPRRLQELRLELAKATEELTAETDHAPTPSELAERLDLTEDEVRQGLVAANGYSTQSLDVPQDGAAGGTQASAAARTTRSLAETMGDIDPALEAVEDRHALAPLLADLDERSIQILELRFGQEMTQAEIGEEIGLSQMQVSRLLTRTLGSLREELLHA, encoded by the coding sequence ATGACCTTCACGGCCACGGCCGAGGCCATGACCCCGACGACGATCCCGACGACGGCCACCCCCAGCGGTGGCACCGGCGAAGCCCCCGCACTGGGCGGGCTGCCGGACGTCCCCTGCCCACGGGAACTGTCGACCCGCGACGCCCGGGAGCTGACCCGTGTCTTCTTCGAACGGCTGCAGAGCCTCGAAGAGGGCACCCGCGAGTACCAGTACGTGCGCAACACGCTGATCGAGATGAACATCTCATTGGTGCAGTTCGCCGCCCGGCCGTTCCGCGACCGCCCCGGCGGTCCCGAGAACGAGGACATCGTCCAGGTCGGCATCATCGGACTGATCAAGGCGATCGACCGCTACGACCCCGAGCGCAACACGCAGCTCACCACGCTCGCCCTGCCCTACATCACGGGCGAGATCAAGCGCCACTTCCGGGACACCACCTGGGCCGTGCGGGTGCCGCGCCGCCTCCAGGAGCTGCGCCTGGAGCTCGCGAAGGCCACGGAGGAGCTGACCGCCGAGACCGACCACGCGCCCACCCCCTCGGAACTCGCCGAGCGGCTGGACCTCACCGAGGACGAGGTCCGCCAGGGCCTGGTCGCGGCCAACGGTTACTCCACGCAGTCCCTCGACGTGCCCCAGGACGGTGCCGCCGGCGGCACCCAGGCGTCCGCCGCCGCACGGACCACGCGCAGCCTCGCCGAGACCATGGGTGACATCGACCCCGCCCTGGAGGCGGTCGAGGACCGGCACGCCCTCGCGCCCCTGCTCGCCGACCTGGACGAGCGCTCCATCCAGATCCTGGAGCTGCGCTTCGGCCAGGAGATGACCCAGGCGGAGATCGGCGAGGAGATCGGCCTCTCCCAGATGCAGGTCTCCCGCCTGCTCACCCGCACGCTGGGCTCCCTGCGCGAGGAGCTGCTGCACGCCTGA
- a CDS encoding ATP-binding protein, with the protein MQTIGPDTGGPVPDARGPAFPQLRRLALRDALRQVARGRRFTREALEDWGWDGQETAEDAVLVVSELVTNATLHAGGCHELMLRAGDAFRVEVYDGYGVLPRPLPALRPGRPGRPGGHGLRLVHLLADRWGVQAIGHGKVVWAEFDAERLRTGRPGRA; encoded by the coding sequence GTGCAGACCATCGGACCGGACACCGGCGGGCCCGTACCGGACGCGCGGGGGCCGGCCTTCCCACAGCTCCGTCGACTCGCGCTGCGCGACGCCCTCCGACAGGTGGCGCGCGGCCGCCGGTTCACCCGCGAGGCGCTGGAGGACTGGGGGTGGGACGGTCAGGAGACCGCTGAGGACGCGGTCCTGGTCGTGTCCGAACTCGTCACCAACGCCACGCTGCACGCCGGCGGCTGCCACGAGCTCATGCTCCGCGCCGGGGACGCGTTCCGCGTCGAGGTGTACGACGGGTACGGAGTGCTCCCGCGACCGCTACCCGCTCTGCGTCCGGGCCGACCGGGCCGACCGGGCGGGCACGGTCTGCGCCTGGTGCACCTGCTCGCCGACCGCTGGGGCGTCCAGGCGATCGGGCACGGCAAGGTCGTCTGGGCCGAGTTCGACGCCGAGCGCCTGCGGACGGGCCGACCCGGGCGTGCCTGA
- a CDS encoding mechanosensitive ion channel family protein, producing the protein MNSLVHVLAVVGGSILLTFAAGRVTDLLLRRADARHPETPLWNMLRRCRTSVRVLLFAAVLRAVYRQIAWEPLQEHEAAVGRVLTLVLIGASAWCVVLVTSAVVESSYARYALGTRDPSRVRRVRTQVTLIMRIVTAVVAVVAAAAMLLTFPDLRAVGTSLLASAGIIGIVAGVAAQSTLGNLFAGFQIAFGDMVRIGDTVVVAGEWGVVEEITLTFLAVRTWDERRITMPVSYFTGRPFENWSRGGVQMTGTVFLHCDHTTPVALMREKLQEILEGCEAWDGRGWDLAVTDTTPSAIVVRAIVTAKDADDLWTARCAVREQLVAWLAEKHPYALPRVSTSAAAVPSAYADGVSKRAPGSDA; encoded by the coding sequence ATGAACAGCCTCGTGCACGTACTGGCCGTCGTGGGCGGCTCGATCCTGCTCACCTTCGCCGCGGGCAGGGTCACCGACCTGCTGCTGCGGCGCGCGGATGCCCGACACCCCGAAACACCGCTCTGGAACATGCTGCGCCGCTGCCGAACCTCGGTACGGGTGCTGCTGTTCGCCGCGGTGCTGCGCGCCGTGTACCGGCAGATCGCGTGGGAGCCGCTCCAGGAGCACGAGGCGGCCGTGGGCAGGGTCCTGACACTGGTGCTCATCGGGGCGAGCGCGTGGTGCGTCGTCCTCGTCACCTCCGCCGTGGTCGAGTCCTCCTACGCCCGCTACGCGCTCGGCACGCGCGACCCGTCACGCGTACGCAGGGTCCGTACCCAGGTGACGCTGATCATGAGGATCGTCACCGCCGTGGTCGCCGTGGTGGCCGCGGCCGCGATGCTGCTGACCTTCCCCGACCTCCGTGCCGTCGGGACCTCGCTGCTGGCCTCGGCCGGGATCATCGGCATCGTCGCGGGCGTGGCCGCCCAGTCCACCCTCGGCAACCTCTTCGCCGGATTCCAGATCGCCTTCGGCGACATGGTGCGGATCGGCGACACGGTCGTGGTGGCCGGCGAGTGGGGAGTGGTGGAGGAGATCACGCTCACCTTCCTGGCCGTGCGGACCTGGGACGAACGCCGGATCACCATGCCCGTCTCGTACTTCACCGGGCGCCCCTTCGAGAACTGGTCGCGCGGCGGGGTCCAGATGACCGGCACGGTCTTCCTGCACTGCGACCACACCACCCCCGTCGCCCTGATGCGCGAGAAGCTCCAGGAGATCCTGGAGGGCTGCGAGGCGTGGGACGGCCGGGGCTGGGACCTGGCGGTCACCGACACGACGCCCAGCGCCATCGTGGTGCGGGCGATCGTCACCGCGAAGGACGCGGACGACCTGTGGACCGCCCGCTGTGCGGTGCGCGAACAGCTCGTCGCCTGGCTGGCCGAGAAGCACCCGTACGCCCTGCCGCGGGTCTCCACGTCCGCGGCCGCCGTCCCGTCGGCGTACGCGGACGGCGTTTCGAAACGGGCACCCGGGTCAGACGCGTGA
- a CDS encoding WhiB family transcriptional regulator, whose translation MSKVARLPGRAEHLWEWQEDAACRELGTDRFFHPAGERGEERSAREQEAKEVCARCPVRTECLGHALRVQEPYGVWGGLTEDERRALGARKAG comes from the coding sequence ATGTCGAAGGTGGCACGCCTGCCGGGCCGTGCGGAGCACCTGTGGGAGTGGCAGGAGGACGCGGCGTGCCGGGAGCTCGGTACGGACCGGTTCTTCCACCCGGCGGGGGAGCGCGGTGAGGAGCGCTCCGCGCGGGAGCAGGAGGCCAAGGAGGTCTGCGCACGGTGCCCGGTGCGGACGGAATGCCTGGGCCACGCGCTGCGCGTGCAGGAGCCGTACGGGGTGTGGGGCGGACTGACCGAGGACGAGCGACGGGCGCTGGGCGCGCGCAAGGCGGGCTGA
- a CDS encoding PI-PLC domain-containing protein translates to MLIDMDMRLRVRSRALVCLLLLALLGTVTTAAASPRTAAPAPLTATTTTTPTAEKAPAATSSTASAAAARWGDRRLDEVAFLTTHNAFTNYEDSRWSSVNQSESVRAQLEGGVRGLSLDTHWYERSTWLCIISFGSDCYPSDVYLCHGDCKTFAGATYALPRQTFHGTMQTVVDFLAAHPQEVVTVFLEDYVGADQLQASLGRVSGLQDMVFRPDQWGVRQHGWPKVADLVTSGKRLLIFSDRSDREHLGVMYDKSWTVSNFWNLGDLGNDLSCVSRWSDVPLDRQEPGFRRLFTMSHHRNVPTVLTAALDNGAKLRDRIAQQCRSATGGRDPNYVSVDFHRLSDGSGHTPASIVAELGARR, encoded by the coding sequence ATGCTGATTGACATGGACATGCGCTTACGGGTGCGGTCGCGCGCCCTGGTGTGCCTCCTCCTACTGGCACTCCTGGGCACGGTGACCACCGCGGCCGCCTCACCCCGGACCGCGGCCCCGGCTCCCCTCACGGCCACGACCACGACCACGCCGACGGCCGAGAAGGCCCCTGCGGCCACCTCGAGCACCGCCTCCGCGGCGGCGGCCCGCTGGGGCGACCGGCGGCTCGACGAGGTCGCCTTCCTGACCACCCACAACGCCTTCACCAACTACGAGGACTCCCGCTGGAGCTCGGTGAACCAGTCCGAGTCCGTACGCGCCCAGCTCGAGGGCGGCGTGCGCGGTCTGAGCCTGGACACGCACTGGTACGAACGCAGCACCTGGCTGTGCATCATCAGCTTCGGCAGCGACTGCTACCCCAGCGACGTGTACCTGTGCCACGGCGACTGCAAGACCTTCGCCGGAGCCACGTACGCCCTGCCGCGGCAGACCTTCCACGGCACGATGCAGACCGTGGTGGACTTCCTCGCCGCCCATCCGCAGGAGGTCGTGACCGTCTTCCTGGAGGACTACGTCGGCGCCGATCAGCTGCAAGCCTCCCTCGGCCGGGTCAGCGGGCTGCAGGACATGGTGTTCCGGCCCGACCAGTGGGGCGTGCGGCAGCACGGCTGGCCCAAGGTCGCCGACCTCGTCACCTCCGGCAAGCGGTTGCTGATCTTCTCCGACCGCTCCGACCGGGAACACCTGGGCGTCATGTACGACAAGTCCTGGACCGTGAGCAACTTCTGGAACCTCGGGGACCTGGGCAACGACCTCTCGTGCGTCAGCCGCTGGTCCGACGTGCCGCTCGACCGCCAGGAGCCCGGATTCCGGCGCCTGTTCACGATGAGCCACCACCGCAACGTACCCACCGTCCTCACGGCGGCCCTGGACAACGGCGCCAAGCTGCGGGACCGCATCGCCCAGCAGTGCCGGTCGGCCACCGGGGGCCGCGACCCGAACTACGTCTCCGTCGACTTCCACCGCCTGTCGGACGGAAGCGGCCACACACCCGCCTCGATCGTCGCGGAACTGGGCGCGCGCCGCTGA
- a CDS encoding alpha/beta hydrolase codes for MPGPGAAPAPVPRPAPRPMSGRRRCAAALAVAAVCSSMLVAPELAAARAEPSPSQTVPRLDWSPCKPDSPYDCATARVPLDHAAPAGRTIDLAVIRRTAGDPAKRLGTLFVNPGGPGGPGTVQVPQNYDSFPKDLRERFDIVSWDPRGIGNSTAVNCFDSPEEARAWGASKPGGFPVGEKERTTWIDAYEDLGRRCEKRDPDLLRHVSTTDTAQDLDLLRRAVGEPQLNYLGVSYGTILGATYANLFPDKVRAMVLDSNIDPLAWTNNASTSEPRTTTLLRMGSDRTAATTLNKFLDLCGSATTAHCAFSAGSPQATRDKFDQLMGRLREHPVGPWTYANTVANAVSSLYIVRPGWTDLAARLQELWQGRAPKPAQYPPPPPVANPNPYLGEEQAGAVWCGDSPNPRDPAVYHGLEEDSAKRAGDAGRYWTWSGEPCATWPARAANRYEGPWNKPTANPVLVIGTTYDPSTPHSDAQAMAEELADARLLTNNGFGHTALFNNNSTCINAHESRYFIDGTLPPPGTTCQPDRLPFS; via the coding sequence ATGCCCGGACCTGGAGCCGCACCCGCACCTGTACCTCGACCCGCGCCCCGCCCGATGTCCGGTCGCCGCCGGTGCGCGGCAGCGCTCGCCGTCGCGGCGGTCTGCTCCTCGATGCTCGTCGCCCCGGAACTCGCCGCGGCCCGCGCGGAGCCGTCGCCCTCGCAGACCGTCCCCCGGCTGGACTGGAGCCCCTGCAAACCCGACAGCCCGTACGACTGCGCGACCGCTCGGGTGCCTCTGGACCACGCGGCGCCCGCCGGCCGCACCATCGACCTGGCCGTCATCCGCCGCACGGCTGGCGACCCCGCGAAACGCCTGGGCACGCTGTTCGTCAACCCCGGCGGCCCCGGCGGCCCCGGAACGGTGCAGGTGCCGCAGAACTACGACTCCTTCCCGAAGGACCTGCGCGAACGGTTCGACATCGTCAGCTGGGACCCCAGGGGCATCGGCAACAGCACGGCGGTGAACTGCTTCGACAGCCCCGAAGAGGCCCGGGCCTGGGGTGCGTCCAAGCCCGGCGGCTTCCCGGTCGGCGAGAAGGAGCGCACGACCTGGATCGATGCGTACGAGGACCTGGGCCGCCGCTGCGAGAAGCGCGACCCCGACCTCCTGCGCCACGTCTCGACCACCGACACCGCCCAGGACCTCGACCTGCTCCGCCGGGCCGTGGGGGAGCCGCAGCTCAACTACTTGGGCGTCTCCTACGGCACGATCCTCGGTGCCACCTACGCCAACCTGTTCCCCGACAAGGTCCGCGCCATGGTCCTCGACAGCAACATCGACCCGCTGGCCTGGACGAACAACGCCTCGACGAGCGAACCCCGGACCACGACCCTCCTGCGCATGGGCTCGGACCGCACCGCGGCGACGACCCTGAACAAGTTCCTCGACCTCTGCGGATCGGCCACCACCGCCCACTGCGCCTTCTCGGCCGGCAGCCCGCAAGCCACCCGCGACAAGTTCGACCAGCTGATGGGGCGCCTGCGCGAGCACCCGGTGGGACCGTGGACGTACGCCAACACCGTTGCCAACGCGGTCAGCAGCCTCTACATCGTCCGCCCCGGCTGGACCGATCTCGCCGCCCGGCTCCAGGAGCTCTGGCAGGGCCGCGCCCCGAAGCCGGCCCAGTACCCGCCCCCACCCCCGGTCGCGAACCCGAATCCGTACCTGGGCGAGGAACAGGCGGGAGCCGTGTGGTGCGGCGACAGCCCCAACCCGCGCGACCCGGCCGTTTACCACGGTCTGGAGGAGGACAGCGCCAAGCGGGCCGGCGACGCCGGACGCTACTGGACCTGGTCCGGTGAGCCGTGCGCCACCTGGCCGGCCCGGGCCGCCAACCGGTACGAAGGCCCCTGGAACAAGCCCACGGCCAACCCCGTCCTGGTGATCGGCACCACGTACGACCCCTCGACGCCCCACTCGGACGCCCAGGCCATGGCCGAGGAACTGGCCGACGCCCGGCTGCTCACGAACAACGGGTTCGGCCACACCGCACTCTTCAACAACAACAGCACCTGCATCAACGCCCACGAGAGCCGCTACTTCATCGACGGCACGCTCCCGCCGCCCGGCACGACCTGCCAGCCGGACCGGCTGCCCTTCTCCTGA
- a CDS encoding medium chain dehydrogenase/reductase family protein, whose translation MTNTVERVEVVLPGKVEPEGLQFHRGPVPVPAAGQVVVAMEATGVSFAEQQMRRGRYYDQPPFPFVPGYDLVGTVLAVGEGVGSALLGKRVAALTKTGGWASHVALTAADVVEVPDGVTPVDAETAVVNGITAWQMLHRKARVRAGQTVLVHGANGGVGSILVQLALAAGAHVIGTASTRHHEALRALGVTPIDYRSGNVPARVRALAPGGVDAVFDHVGGDGIVESWRLLAPGGTLVSYGSAATRDDEGSGSWPVLKLLGRVWVWNALPGGRRAYFYNVWAGRAYAKDRFRARLRADLSQVFAALQHGEITAKVAAEIPLARAAEAMRLAESGTVAGKVVLVP comes from the coding sequence ATGACGAACACCGTCGAGCGGGTCGAGGTCGTCCTGCCGGGCAAGGTCGAGCCGGAAGGGCTGCAGTTCCACCGCGGCCCCGTTCCGGTACCGGCGGCCGGCCAGGTGGTCGTCGCCATGGAGGCGACGGGCGTGTCCTTCGCCGAGCAGCAGATGCGGCGCGGCCGGTACTACGACCAGCCGCCGTTCCCCTTCGTCCCCGGGTACGACCTGGTGGGCACGGTGCTCGCGGTGGGTGAGGGCGTCGGCTCGGCACTGCTCGGCAAGCGGGTCGCCGCCCTGACCAAGACCGGGGGCTGGGCGAGCCACGTCGCGCTCACCGCCGCCGACGTGGTGGAGGTACCCGACGGCGTCACCCCGGTGGACGCGGAGACCGCGGTGGTCAACGGCATCACCGCCTGGCAGATGCTCCACCGCAAGGCCCGGGTGCGCGCCGGCCAGACCGTCCTCGTCCACGGCGCCAACGGCGGGGTCGGCTCGATCCTGGTCCAGCTGGCGCTGGCCGCGGGCGCCCACGTGATCGGCACCGCCTCCACCCGCCACCACGAGGCGCTGCGCGCTCTCGGGGTGACCCCGATCGACTACCGCTCCGGGAACGTCCCCGCACGGGTACGGGCCCTCGCGCCCGGCGGAGTGGACGCGGTGTTCGACCACGTGGGCGGCGACGGCATCGTCGAATCCTGGCGGCTCCTGGCCCCCGGCGGCACGCTCGTCTCCTACGGCAGCGCCGCCACCCGCGACGACGAGGGCTCCGGCTCGTGGCCGGTGCTCAAGCTGCTGGGCCGGGTGTGGGTGTGGAACGCGCTGCCGGGCGGCCGCCGCGCGTACTTCTACAACGTGTGGGCCGGGCGCGCCTACGCCAAGGACCGCTTCCGGGCGCGCCTGCGCGCCGACCTCTCGCAGGTGTTCGCCGCCCTGCAGCACGGCGAGATCACCGCCAAGGTCGCGGCCGAGATCCCGCTGGCGCGCGCCGCCGAGGCGATGCGCCTCGCCGAGTCCGGCACGGTCGCCGGGAAGGTCGTCCTCGTCCCGTGA
- a CDS encoding TetR/AcrR family transcriptional regulator produces the protein MTGSTKTPRERYRQQVREEVKEKARQQIAGSGASALSLNAIAKQMGMSGPALYRYFANRDELITELIRDAYRSLADAFVAAGGDGGAGRPGLAGLARVLRTWALADPHRYFLVYGTPVPGYHAPPDVTVIASELMSVLLDACAAAVPTTTPDAEPHDVADHLAAHRTWAGSHPDAPPSALHLALTFWSRLHGVLSLELAGHFTGMGLDPALLFAAEVDRLVTP, from the coding sequence ATGACGGGCAGCACGAAGACCCCCCGGGAGCGGTACCGGCAGCAGGTGCGCGAGGAGGTCAAGGAGAAGGCCCGGCAGCAGATCGCCGGCTCCGGCGCCTCGGCGCTCTCCCTCAATGCGATCGCCAAGCAGATGGGCATGAGCGGCCCGGCGCTGTACCGGTACTTCGCCAACCGCGACGAGCTGATCACCGAACTCATCCGCGACGCCTACCGCAGCCTCGCCGACGCCTTCGTCGCCGCCGGCGGCGACGGGGGAGCGGGCCGGCCCGGCCTCGCCGGGCTGGCACGGGTGCTGCGCACCTGGGCCCTCGCGGACCCGCACCGCTACTTCCTCGTCTACGGCACACCGGTGCCCGGCTACCACGCGCCGCCGGACGTCACCGTGATCGCCTCGGAACTGATGTCGGTCCTGCTGGACGCCTGCGCCGCCGCCGTACCCACCACGACCCCGGACGCGGAGCCGCACGACGTGGCGGACCACCTGGCCGCGCACCGCACATGGGCGGGCAGCCACCCGGACGCCCCGCCGTCGGCGCTGCACCTGGCCCTGACCTTCTGGAGCCGTCTGCACGGCGTGCTGTCCCTGGAACTGGCGGGCCACTTCACCGGCATGGGCCTCGACCCGGCCCTGCTCTTCGCCGCCGAGGTCGACCGCCTCGTGACGCCCTGA
- a CDS encoding mucoidy inhibitor MuiA family protein — protein MSTAPKPIALPVTAVTCLEDRAHIERSAVLDLEAGVQRLRLGPVSALAVDRTLHAELAAEHRATVLDVRIVRSWEPRGPLPSADEDSALRHRVHVLEEEQIALGQQRDRLLARLDVLGRLAADLLREIGEGSGSGETDGPRWAREMDRVDGERDAYGERLRSVDARLAALAVELGETRQAMDRAETEPAALVGHVELTVDSAAAGPVRLRLSHLTPCALWRPAYRAVLDGDSLTLETDAMVWQRTGEDWSDVRLTLSTARSALATEPPRLGEDRLTLGDRTAAERRTVDVELREEEIGDLGPAAQVLGLPGVDDGGEARVLHSPVPVSVRADGRAHRVPLSAFSTAASSEYACSPELSPLVTRVVSFGNRSGHALLAGPVDLVRGSGFSGRGTLDFTAPGAPVELAFGSCDDHRVVRYAEESRDSAGFTQRTVVTRTVRLHLSRFSAPGDHGERVVVVRERIPVSEVSAVEVRLRKEACSPAPDSVDPEGIARWDVPLAPGGRRTVTLVYELSASAKVTGL, from the coding sequence ATGTCCACGGCCCCGAAGCCGATCGCCCTTCCCGTCACCGCCGTCACCTGCCTGGAGGACCGCGCCCACATCGAGCGCTCCGCCGTACTGGACCTGGAGGCGGGGGTCCAGCGGCTACGGCTCGGTCCGGTCAGCGCGCTGGCCGTCGACCGCACCCTGCACGCCGAGCTGGCCGCCGAACACCGGGCCACCGTGCTCGACGTACGGATCGTCCGTAGCTGGGAGCCGCGCGGACCGCTGCCGTCCGCCGACGAGGACTCCGCCCTGCGCCACCGCGTGCACGTCCTCGAAGAGGAGCAGATCGCCCTGGGACAGCAGCGCGACCGGCTGCTCGCCCGACTCGACGTGCTCGGCCGCCTCGCCGCCGATCTGCTGCGGGAGATCGGCGAGGGCTCCGGCTCCGGGGAGACCGACGGGCCCCGCTGGGCCCGCGAGATGGACCGGGTGGACGGCGAGCGCGATGCGTACGGCGAGCGACTGCGTTCCGTGGACGCCCGGTTGGCCGCCCTCGCCGTCGAGCTCGGGGAGACCCGGCAGGCCATGGACCGTGCCGAGACCGAGCCCGCCGCGCTGGTCGGTCACGTCGAACTGACCGTGGACAGCGCGGCCGCCGGTCCGGTCCGGCTGCGCCTGAGCCACCTCACCCCGTGCGCGCTGTGGCGGCCCGCCTACCGGGCCGTCCTGGACGGGGACTCGCTGACGCTGGAGACCGACGCGATGGTCTGGCAGCGCACCGGCGAGGACTGGTCCGACGTACGGCTGACCCTGTCGACCGCCCGGTCGGCGCTGGCCACCGAACCGCCGCGGCTGGGCGAGGACCGCCTCACGCTGGGTGACCGCACGGCGGCGGAGCGCCGCACGGTCGACGTCGAACTGCGCGAGGAGGAGATCGGGGACCTCGGTCCGGCGGCCCAGGTGCTCGGCCTGCCCGGGGTGGACGACGGGGGCGAGGCGCGGGTGCTGCACTCCCCCGTACCGGTCTCCGTACGCGCGGACGGCCGTGCCCACCGGGTGCCGCTCTCCGCTTTCAGCACGGCCGCGAGCAGCGAGTACGCCTGCTCCCCCGAGCTGTCCCCGCTGGTCACCCGGGTGGTGTCCTTCGGCAACCGGTCCGGTCACGCGCTGCTGGCCGGTCCCGTGGACCTGGTCCGCGGCAGCGGGTTCAGCGGCCGCGGCACGCTGGACTTCACCGCCCCGGGCGCCCCGGTCGAGCTCGCCTTCGGCAGTTGCGACGACCACCGGGTGGTCCGGTACGCCGAGGAGTCCCGCGACTCGGCCGGATTCACCCAGCGGACGGTGGTCACCCGTACGGTCCGGCTGCACCTGTCCCGGTTCTCCGCCCCCGGAGACCACGGCGAACGGGTGGTCGTCGTCCGGGAGCGGATCCCGGTCTCCGAGGTCTCGGCGGTGGAGGTGCGCCTGCGCAAGGAGGCCTGCTCGCCGGCGCCGGACTCGGTCGATCCCGAAGGCATCGCCCGCTGGGACGTCCCGCTCGCGCCGGGCGGCCGGCGGACGGTCACCCTGGTCTACGAGCTGTCGGCGAGCGCCAAGGTCACCGGGCTGTGA